The following are from one region of the Geoalkalibacter subterraneus genome:
- a CDS encoding F0F1 ATP synthase subunit gamma: protein MQTLQDMERKLKSADDLHTVVRTMKSLAAVSIRQYEDATRSLDRYFESVEMGLRAALRTHPLVGNQKEPHKTLIIVFGSDQGMAGRFNEAIVEFVQAARHEMKIKDDRLLTWVIGAKAHGLMEDTIGKVNQFFSLPPSAEGISPKVQQILLLLAEIRKKHGELRLILFHNHPAGGSSYTQHRVNLLPPDQKWLKDLGGRQWVDRQIPLYTLPWEELFGALIGEYLFVAFFRAFASSMAAENAARLASMQRAEKNIEETKEELTRTFHTLRQNTISEELFDVISGFEALSETSEDSR from the coding sequence ATGCAGACCCTTCAGGACATGGAACGCAAGCTCAAGAGCGCTGACGATCTGCATACCGTCGTGCGAACCATGAAATCTTTGGCGGCCGTGAGCATTCGCCAGTACGAGGACGCGACCCGTTCCCTGGACCGGTATTTCGAGTCGGTGGAAATGGGACTCAGGGCGGCTTTGCGCACTCATCCGCTGGTAGGGAATCAGAAAGAACCGCATAAAACCCTGATCATTGTCTTCGGATCGGATCAGGGTATGGCCGGCCGCTTTAACGAAGCGATTGTTGAATTCGTACAGGCCGCCCGCCATGAAATGAAAATCAAGGATGATCGCCTGCTGACCTGGGTGATCGGTGCCAAAGCCCATGGTCTGATGGAAGATACGATCGGTAAAGTCAACCAGTTTTTCTCCCTTCCTCCCTCGGCCGAAGGCATCTCACCCAAAGTCCAGCAGATCCTTCTGCTTCTCGCTGAAATTCGCAAAAAGCATGGGGAACTTCGACTGATTCTGTTTCATAATCATCCTGCCGGGGGATCGTCCTATACCCAGCATCGGGTCAATCTGCTGCCGCCTGATCAAAAGTGGCTTAAGGATCTTGGCGGCCGGCAATGGGTTGACCGTCAGATCCCTCTCTACACCCTGCCCTGGGAGGAGCTGTTCGGCGCATTGATCGGCGAATACCTTTTTGTCGCCTTTTTTCGTGCCTTCGCATCATCAATGGCCGCTGAAAATGCCGCCCGCCTGGCGTCAATGCAGAGAGCCGAAAAAAATATCGAAGAGACCAAGGAAGAACTGACCCGGACCTTTCACACCCTGCGCCAGAATACGATCTCCGAAGAACTCTTTGATGTTATTTCCGGGTTCGAGGCCTTGAGCGAAACTTCAGAAGATTCGAGGTGA
- the otsB gene encoding trehalose-phosphatase: MNSNRPIISASQFDAVIFDMDGVVTQTAHVHAAAWKKMFDSYLQQRSERTGEQYEPFSVEADYTRYVDGKPRYDGVRDFLKSRGIELPEGESGDGPEKETICGLGNRKNSFFQEVLEEQGAQRYETTVELIEKLKRAGIKTAIISASKNARKVLKAANAHDLFDARVDGLDAEEMGLPGKPAPDVFVAAAEKLGAAPARSVVVEDSQSGVQAGRAGGFGLVIGVDRSNQREELARYADVVVEDLAEVKVEKNNQSSEKTTDDLPCALDRFNDVTCRLKNRQPAVFLDYDGTLTPIVDRPEDAVITEEMRQTVQDLADYCTVAIVSGRDRRDVEQLAGVKRIHYAGSHGFDIADPEGRTMENRQGEAFLPALDQAEKALHERLDSLEGAQVERKKFAIAVHFRRVPESQHAQVEQAVDEVLAQSKDLRKTGGKMIHELRPDIDWDKGRALRWLLEKLNLNRRDVVPIYIGDDLTDEDALREIEQQGIGILVRDEEARPTHARYALEDTAEVRIFLRKLHDFLEEREEEDEE, translated from the coding sequence ATGAACAGTAATCGTCCTATTATCTCTGCCAGTCAGTTTGACGCCGTCATTTTCGATATGGACGGTGTTGTCACCCAAACCGCCCATGTTCATGCCGCCGCCTGGAAAAAGATGTTCGACAGCTATCTGCAGCAGCGCTCCGAGCGCACCGGAGAGCAGTACGAGCCGTTCAGTGTCGAAGCGGACTACACCCGTTACGTCGACGGCAAGCCCCGCTATGACGGTGTGCGCGATTTCCTCAAATCGCGGGGAATTGAATTACCTGAGGGCGAATCAGGGGACGGCCCCGAAAAAGAGACCATTTGCGGCCTGGGCAATCGCAAAAACAGCTTTTTCCAGGAAGTCCTTGAAGAACAGGGGGCTCAGCGGTACGAGACCACTGTCGAGCTGATTGAGAAGCTAAAACGGGCCGGCATCAAGACGGCCATCATATCTGCTAGTAAAAACGCCCGCAAGGTTCTCAAGGCGGCCAACGCACATGACCTGTTCGATGCTCGGGTGGACGGCCTCGACGCGGAGGAAATGGGACTGCCCGGCAAACCGGCGCCGGATGTTTTTGTTGCCGCAGCCGAAAAGCTCGGCGCCGCGCCTGCACGTTCAGTGGTGGTTGAAGACTCCCAATCGGGGGTGCAGGCTGGACGGGCTGGCGGTTTCGGGCTGGTCATCGGCGTCGACCGCTCCAATCAGCGAGAGGAGCTGGCCCGCTATGCCGATGTGGTTGTCGAGGATCTGGCGGAAGTGAAAGTAGAAAAAAACAACCAGAGCTCCGAAAAAACAACCGACGATCTCCCCTGCGCCCTCGATCGTTTTAATGACGTGACCTGCCGTCTCAAAAACAGGCAGCCGGCGGTCTTCCTCGACTATGACGGGACCCTCACTCCCATCGTTGATCGCCCTGAAGATGCGGTCATCACCGAAGAGATGCGCCAGACGGTGCAGGATCTCGCCGATTATTGCACCGTCGCCATCGTCAGCGGCCGCGACCGCCGCGACGTGGAGCAGCTCGCCGGCGTCAAGCGGATTCATTATGCCGGAAGTCACGGGTTCGACATTGCCGACCCTGAGGGCCGAACCATGGAAAACCGCCAGGGCGAAGCCTTTCTGCCGGCCCTGGATCAGGCGGAAAAAGCTCTGCATGAGCGCCTCGATTCCCTTGAAGGCGCACAGGTGGAACGCAAAAAATTCGCCATCGCCGTCCATTTCCGGCGTGTGCCTGAATCACAGCATGCCCAGGTTGAACAGGCGGTGGACGAGGTGCTGGCGCAGAGCAAAGACCTGCGCAAAACCGGCGGCAAGATGATCCACGAGCTGCGCCCCGACATCGACTGGGATAAAGGTCGTGCGCTGCGCTGGCTGCTCGAAAAGCTCAATCTGAACCGCCGCGATGTGGTGCCGATCTACATCGGCGACGACCTCACTGATGAAGACGCGCTGCGCGAGATCGAGCAACAGGGGATCGGCATCCTGGTACGGGACGAGGAAGCGCGCCCCACCCATGCCCGCTACGCCCTGGAAGATACCGCTGAAGTGCGCATCTTTCTGCGCAAGCTCCATGATTTTCTCGAAGAACGCGAAGAAGAGGATGAAGAATAA